The Caldicellulosiruptor obsidiansis OB47 genome segment AGGAAGACAGTTACCAAGTCCGTCACAGTATTCTTCACTGACAAGTTTTGCCTTGCCATTTACAAGCTCAATCGCACCCTCAATACAAGCATTCACACACAGTCCGCACCCATTGCACTTTTCCTCGTTGATCTTTACAATTTTTCTTATCATTTTCAATCATCCCTCTCTGTTTACTTGCAATTATATTTTATATGGTTTAGAATATATTTGCGGTAACATATGTTACAGTTTTATATGCATTTTAAAGAAGGTGAAAAACAAATGCAGTATGAAAAGGTATGTCAAAGCAAGCTGTTTAAGATGATGGACCAAAGCGAAATAAAAGAGATATTAGATTCCTTTCATATTCTTAAAAAGGATTTTGAAAAAGACCAGGTAATTGTACTTGAAGGTGACGAATGTAACTTTATAGGACTTATACTTAGCGGAATGGTCGAAGTGAAGAAAAGCTCTGTCTCAGGTAAAGAATATACCATAACTACATTGTCACAAGGCGATACGTTTGGTGAAGCTGCCATATTTTCTTCGGCAAACAGTTTTCCTGCGACAATTGTTTCAAAGACTAGAACAGAGGTTATATTTATTCCAAAGCATGCCATAATTGAGATGTGCAAAAAGAACGAAAAGTTTTTACACAACTTTTTAAACCTTCTTTCAGATAGAATCCTTCTCTTGAACACTAAACTTAAAGAAAATACCCTCTCTACTTTGAGACAAAAGATTTGTAATTTTTTAATTGAAGAGTACAAAAAACAAAAAACTACAAAATTAAAACTTAATTTGACAAAGCAAGAGCTTGCTAAAATTTTTAATGTGCAAAGGCCTTCACTTTCAAGAGAGCTTATAAAAATGAAAGAAGATGGACTAATTGATTTTTGGGGAAAAGAGATCTGGATCAAAAATTTAGAAAAGATAGAGGATTATCTTTACGAAGATGCATAAAAGGCTGGGCTATTTACCCAGCCTTATTGATTTTTATTAGTTTTCAAAAAGAGCATCTACAAATTCTTTTGCGTTAAAATACTGAAGATCATCTATCTTTTCACCCACACCTACAAACTTTACCGGAATCTTGAGCTCATCACAGATGGAAATTACGATACCACCTTTTGCTGTACCATCAAGCTTTGTAAGTACAATTCCAGAAATATTGACTGCCTGGTTAAATTCTTTTGCTTGATTTAGCGCATTTTGACCGGTTGTTGCATCAATTACAAGCAAAGTCTCCTTGTTGGCTTCTGGCATTTGCTGATTTATCACCCGGTTAATCTTTTTTAGCTCCTCAATCAAGTTTTTCTTGGTATGAAGTCTTCCAGCCGTGTCTACTATTAAAACATCAGCTTTTCTTGCCCTCATTGCTTGGATACCATCGAACACAACAGCTGCCGGGTCTGCACCTTCCACATGCTTTATAATGTCACACCCAACCCTTTTTGCCCAAATCTCAAGCTGTTCTGCAGCTGCTGCTCTAAATGTGTCTGCTGCCACAATTAAAACCTTTTTACCATTTGATTTTAAAAGATTTGCAATTTTACCTATGGATGTTGTCTTACCCACACCGTTTACGCCAACCATCAGGATTATGAGGGGATACTCTTCATTTAATTTGTTTTCAAGATCAATAATATTGAGCATCTCTTCTTTTAAAATTTCTTTTATAGCCTGGCTATCAGAAATTTTTTCTTTCTTAACTCTTTCTTTAAGATTTTCTATTATTTTTTGAGATGTTTTAACACCAACATCTGAGAGTACCAAAATCTCTTCAAGTTCTTCAAAAAGTTCATCGTCTACTTGCTTGAATGATTTTAATAAGCTTTCGACTTTTTCAGTAAAATTCTTTTTGGTCTTTGAAAGACCTTCTCTAAGTCTATCAAAAAATCCCATCTTCTATCATCCTTTCTGTATTTTTTCTATATTCAACGATAAAATTTTTGAAACACCGCGCTCTTCCATTGTAACACCATATAGAATGTCGGCAATTTCCATTGTGGGTTTTCTGTGGGTAACAATAATGATTTGGCTCTGGCTATTTAAATTCTTTATATACTGGGCAAACCTTTGAACATTTGCCTCATCCAAGCTTGAATCTATCTCGTCTAATATGCACAAAAGAGAACCTTTAAACGTCAAAAAGGCAAACAAAAGTGCAATTGCTACTAAAGCCTTTTCTCCACCCGAAAGAAGATTTATATTTTGGAGTTTTTTGCCTGGAGGCTTAACATCAATATCTACACCAAGTTCTCCATCCTGACCTATGAGCTTTAAATCACAACTTCCTCCGCCAAAAAGTTCAAAAAATATCTCAGAAAACAAACTCTTTATTTTTTCAAAGTTTTCTAAAAATATCTCTTTCATATTTTTTTCAAGATGACTAATAAGTCTTTTTAACTCATCTGTTGTCTTTTGCAAATCTTCAATCTGTTTTTGCAAAAATTGCATTCTTTCCTGTAGTCTTTTCTCCTGATCGATTGAATATAACTTTACTTCCCCCAGTTCAGAAAGCGCTGCTGTGCACCTTTCAAGCTCATCTTCCTTCTCTTTTGACCAAAAAATTTCTCTATTTGAAGTATGGATTTCTTCATTAAATGTTTCAAAATATTTTTCTTTTATATTCTTCATGTAGTTTTCATGATCATGCTTTTCAAGAGCAATTTGTCCAAGTTTTTTTTCTATCTCTTGAATTTTACTTAAAGTTTCACTTAACCTTTTTTGTTCAGAATTGTATCGCTCAGAAAGTTCTAAATAATCTTTGTCAAACGACTGTAAACTGCTCTTAAACTCTTCTACCTTTTTCTTTTTCTCCTCAATCTCTGCAGAAGTGTGATAAATCTGTTCCTCAATATCTTTTATCTCCTTTTCACATTTTTCTTTTTCATTAAAACAACGTATTTTTCTATTTTCCACTTCAGCCATGCTGTAGCTCTGAGTTTCAAGCTTATGGTTCAATATAGAAATTTCTGCTTCAATTTTGTTCTTATCTTCTATCGCTTTAGTAAATTTACTATCCAAAATATTATAATCTTCTTTTAGTTTGTTCAAGACAGTTTTAAGATTTGAGGTATCTTTTTCCAATTCTTCTTTTGATTTCTTTAGACTTTTTAAATTTTCCTGCGAAGACTTTATGTCATATTCAAGTGTTATGAGTTGCTCAAATATCAAATTCTTTTCGTTTTCTAAAGCATCTTTGTTTTGGGCAAGCTGTTTTATTTTGTAGTCATACATATCAATTTCTCTTTCAAGCTCATTCATTTTCGACAATAAATCATTTAAGTTTTCTTCCGCTTCTTGCTTCGCAGTTTTCAGATCATACAATACTTTGCTACTTTCTACAATCAATTTATCCATTTCCTCAAGCTTGGACAAAAGGTTCTTGACATCTACTTCCAACTCTTCTTTTTCCACTTTCCTTCCCAGAAGAGAAAAATCAGCTTTCTTCTCACCACCAACAAAAACTCCACCGGGAGAAATCAGCTCTCCCGAAAGTGTAACACACCTTGCCTTATATCCTACCTTTTTTTGATATTCTATAGCTTTGTCAATAGTATCAAAAACTAAGGTACGACCAAGTAAAAATTCTACTACCTTTCTCAATTCGTCATTTACATCAACGAACTCATCTGCAAAGCCCAAAAAACCATCTGCATTAATATCTTCTTTTTGAGCCAAAACCGAAATAACATCAACCGGAATAATTGTAACCTTACCAAGTTTTTCGTTTTTTGCTATCTCTATTATTCTTTTTGCATCATCTTCATTTTTCACAACAAGGTGTTGCAAAGAAGTGCTCAGTGCTGTTTCAATAGCTTTTAAATACTCTCTTTTAACAGATATCAAACTTCCCACTGTTCCATACAGGCAAATGGGAAGATTTTTTACTCGTTTGAAAATTTCCTTGATTGTTTTGCTGTATCCTTCATAACTTTCTTCCATCATTCTTAAAACACTTAATCTTTCCTGCTTTTTTATCAGCTGTTTTGAAAGATCATCTACTAAATTTCTGATGTTGGCAAGATGACCCTCTTTTTCTGATATCTGCTGGTTTAAATCTTCAAGTAAAATAACAAGCTTTTTCCTTTCATTATCTAATTCCATAAGTTTTGATTTTTTTGTATCTTGTGCAACAGTCAATTTTTCAAGTTCACTTAAAATAGCATTTGTCTGCTCAATTATTTTCTCTTTTCTATTTTCTAAAGTAGTCGACAAATGCAAAATCCCATTTAATTTTTGGTTAAACTTTTCTATCTGGGATATGCATTCAATTAACTCAGTTTCTTTCTTTTGGATTTCTACTTCTACTTCTGTAATATTTTCTTTTAAAGCTGCAATCTGCTTTTGTAATTTTGTATGAACTTCTAAAATACTTCTATGCTCTTCTTCTTTTTCGGAAATACCTTTTTGTAATTCCTCAATGCTCTTTTTTAATTCCTCCTTTTGCCTCTCAAGCTGTAAAATCTGACTTGATAAATCCTCCTTAAGTTGCTGCTTGTTTTCAAGCTGCTTTTTTAGAAATTTCAGGTGAGTAGTAGCCTCTGTAAGTTCATTTTTTATATCATTATAAGATAGTTTTGTTTGTTCTATATGCTTATTTAGCATATCCATTTGCAACTTGCTTTGATTTATACTTTCTTCAAATTCTTTTCTTAAGTGTACAAACTTTTCAAGTTCTTCATTTAATTGCTTTTCTTTAAAGAGCAAATCATTATATCTTCTGCCTGTCAAGTTATACTCATAAACATACTTTTCTTTTTTCAAACTCTGAAGTTTTTGATTTATTTGAAGATATATCTTTGCTTTTTGCACATCAGGCTTAATTTCCTCCAGCTGTGTGCTCAGTTCAAACATTACATCTTGAAGTCTTTGAATGTTCTCCTCTGTGGTTTTAAGCTTTCTTTCTGTTTCTTCTTTTCTGTACTTATACTTTGTAATTCCACACGCTTCTTCAAAAATCCTATACCTCTCAACAGGCCTCGCATTTATTATTTCGTCAACCTTACCTTGAGATATAACAGAATATCCGTCTTTTCCCAGCCCGGAGTCAAGAAAAAGTTCATATACATCTTTCAATCTGCAAGGAGTTTTGTTTATAAAAAATTCGCTCTCACCACTTCTAAAAAGCCTTCTTGTTATCACAACTTCTTGATAATCAATGGGAAGAATCCCGTTTGAGTTATCAAAACATATAGAAACCTCAGCAAAACCCTGAGATTTTCTTTTTTCTGTGCCGGCAAAAATAAGGTCTTCTTGTTTTGCTGCACGCAAAATTTTTAAACTCTGCTCGCCCAAAGCCCACCTTATTGCATCAGTAATATTGCTCTTTCCACATCCATTAGGTCCAACAATAGCTGTAATTCCTTTTTGAAGTTCAATTCTTGTTTTTTCGCAAAAAGACTTAAAACCATAGATTTCAAGCCATTTTATGTACATCCCAGATCTTCCCCCATAAAGATTAAAACAACAATTATTTTAGCAAAAATATAGGGATAATTCTACATTACTGTTCAAAACAATTATTTAAGATAAACTAAAAGAGGCTATCCACTTGTCTTTTTTGGATAGCCCCTCTCAATTTTTATATTAAATATTATATTTTTGTAATTTTTAGGGCTCATACCCAGGGAGAAAATTGAAAGTTTCTGAAGTTATTTTCCACTCTCCGTTTTCTTTTGTTAAGTTGAAACCATACCGTTCACCAAATTTTACTTTATACTCACGTATTTTTTTTGGTAATTTCTCAGCTTTTTCGATATACCTTTTCTGTTCTTCAGGTGACATTTTATAACCTTTAGCATTACTTATTTCATTCAATTCAGAAGGTGGTATTTTATCACTATCAAAAGCCAAACCTACAGATTTATATTCACCAAATACGTCTACAACAACTGTTGCTTTGTCTCCATCGATTTTTATTTCTAAAAATTTTATATCGGTCATTTTGTGTTCAACAGGTTTAAATGAAGAGGGATATGCATCAGCAAGTACAGCATTCTTATAAACTTCCAATCTATTTGCCATCCAGCCGTATTTATTACTATAATACTTTTCACATGCTTGAGAAATTTCCTTTAATTTTTTATTAACAACTTCTTGAGGAATCTGTATGTCAGGGGATTTTGTATATTCTGCAGGATAGCAAAGCATTTCCTTTTCTAACTCTAAAGCCCCTATTACTGTTTTCTTTATTTCCTGTTCATTATCTAATTGTTGATTACTTTTTACATTAATAGCAATAATTATTGTGCTGCACAAAATCAGTATTGTTATTAAAGAAATAATTAAAGAGAAAATTTTCCTATCATTCACTTTCAACACCTCTCTCATCTCATTTTGGACGAATTGCTACTATTGTGGTAGTATTAGCCTTGTCATTGTATGGTTTTAAATGCTAAATTGCATGAAATCTAATAGTTGTTATAGATATAATTGTTATTGTTGTAATTAAACACATGCTTAATTAAACTGAAAGGTAGGTATTCAGAACACCCACCCCAACTATTGACATAGAGCCAATAAAGAAAGCAGGTAGTTTATTCTACCTGCCTACTTTAAAAAGTCTCCTTTTTTATCTTGCTTGGACTATAAACTTTATTGCCGTTCTTTCTTCACCGTCGATATCAATCTCTGAAAACGCAGGTATTACAATCAAATCAATACCATTTGGCGCTACTTTCCCTCTTGCAATTGCAATAGCCTTGACAGCTTGGTTTACAGCACCTGCTCCAACTGCTTGAAGCTCAGCAACTCTTTTTTCCTTTATAACTGCAGTCAGAGCTCCTGCCACTTTTTGTGGTTTTGACGTTGCTGCAACTTTTAGAACTTCCATCCTTTTTTATACCTCCTGAATATGATGTTGTGACATTATTTAAACACAAAACAAATTGTCTACTATATATAATTCTACACCATTTTAAAAATTCCTTCTTTAATTTATCCTCTTCCCAAAATTCTGTTATACCTTCGAATTATCATGTTTGCAAATGTATTTATTACAAACACAATTACAATAAGCAATGTCGCAGTAGCATATGAATTTAATTTTGAAAGCCCTTCTGAAGACAGAATATAAAGATGAACGGACATGGTTCGCGTTGGACTAAATATGCTTGTGGGGAAATTTAGCGAACTTCCAGCTGTTAACAGCACTGCTGCAGTCTCACCTATTGCCCTTCCCACACCCAAAATAATTCCTGTCAATATCCCAGGCATCGCAGGTGGAACAACAACCTTAGCTATTGTCTGCCACTTTGTTGCACCAAGTGCAAGGCTACCTTCTCTGAAAGATATCGGAACAGTTTTTATAGCCTCTTCTGAAGTTCGTATAATGGTAGGCAGAATCATTATCG includes the following:
- the ftsY gene encoding signal recognition particle-docking protein FtsY, encoding MGFFDRLREGLSKTKKNFTEKVESLLKSFKQVDDELFEELEEILVLSDVGVKTSQKIIENLKERVKKEKISDSQAIKEILKEEMLNIIDLENKLNEEYPLIILMVGVNGVGKTTSIGKIANLLKSNGKKVLIVAADTFRAAAAEQLEIWAKRVGCDIIKHVEGADPAAVVFDGIQAMRARKADVLIVDTAGRLHTKKNLIEELKKINRVINQQMPEANKETLLVIDATTGQNALNQAKEFNQAVNISGIVLTKLDGTAKGGIVISICDELKIPVKFVGVGEKIDDLQYFNAKEFVDALFEN
- the smc gene encoding chromosome segregation protein SMC; protein product: MYIKWLEIYGFKSFCEKTRIELQKGITAIVGPNGCGKSNITDAIRWALGEQSLKILRAAKQEDLIFAGTEKRKSQGFAEVSICFDNSNGILPIDYQEVVITRRLFRSGESEFFINKTPCRLKDVYELFLDSGLGKDGYSVISQGKVDEIINARPVERYRIFEEACGITKYKYRKEETERKLKTTEENIQRLQDVMFELSTQLEEIKPDVQKAKIYLQINQKLQSLKKEKYVYEYNLTGRRYNDLLFKEKQLNEELEKFVHLRKEFEESINQSKLQMDMLNKHIEQTKLSYNDIKNELTEATTHLKFLKKQLENKQQLKEDLSSQILQLERQKEELKKSIEELQKGISEKEEEHRSILEVHTKLQKQIAALKENITEVEVEIQKKETELIECISQIEKFNQKLNGILHLSTTLENRKEKIIEQTNAILSELEKLTVAQDTKKSKLMELDNERKKLVILLEDLNQQISEKEGHLANIRNLVDDLSKQLIKKQERLSVLRMMEESYEGYSKTIKEIFKRVKNLPICLYGTVGSLISVKREYLKAIETALSTSLQHLVVKNEDDAKRIIEIAKNEKLGKVTIIPVDVISVLAQKEDINADGFLGFADEFVDVNDELRKVVEFLLGRTLVFDTIDKAIEYQKKVGYKARCVTLSGELISPGGVFVGGEKKADFSLLGRKVEKEELEVDVKNLLSKLEEMDKLIVESSKVLYDLKTAKQEAEENLNDLLSKMNELEREIDMYDYKIKQLAQNKDALENEKNLIFEQLITLEYDIKSSQENLKSLKKSKEELEKDTSNLKTVLNKLKEDYNILDSKFTKAIEDKNKIEAEISILNHKLETQSYSMAEVENRKIRCFNEKEKCEKEIKDIEEQIYHTSAEIEEKKKKVEEFKSSLQSFDKDYLELSERYNSEQKRLSETLSKIQEIEKKLGQIALEKHDHENYMKNIKEKYFETFNEEIHTSNREIFWSKEKEDELERCTAALSELGEVKLYSIDQEKRLQERMQFLQKQIEDLQKTTDELKRLISHLEKNMKEIFLENFEKIKSLFSEIFFELFGGGSCDLKLIGQDGELGVDIDVKPPGKKLQNINLLSGGEKALVAIALLFAFLTFKGSLLCILDEIDSSLDEANVQRFAQYIKNLNSQSQIIIVTHRKPTMEIADILYGVTMEERGVSKILSLNIEKIQKG
- a CDS encoding stage V sporulation protein S, whose protein sequence is MEVLKVAATSKPQKVAGALTAVIKEKRVAELQAVGAGAVNQAVKAIAIARGKVAPNGIDLIVIPAFSEIDIDGEERTAIKFIVQAR
- a CDS encoding Crp/Fnr family transcriptional regulator; this translates as MQYEKVCQSKLFKMMDQSEIKEILDSFHILKKDFEKDQVIVLEGDECNFIGLILSGMVEVKKSSVSGKEYTITTLSQGDTFGEAAIFSSANSFPATIVSKTRTEVIFIPKHAIIEMCKKNEKFLHNFLNLLSDRILLLNTKLKENTLSTLRQKICNFLIEEYKKQKTTKLKLNLTKQELAKIFNVQRPSLSRELIKMKEDGLIDFWGKEIWIKNLEKIEDYLYEDA